One window of Rhizobium leguminosarum genomic DNA carries:
- the rirA gene encoding iron-responsive transcriptional regulator RirA, producing MRLTKQTNYAVRMLMYCAANDGHLSRIPEIARAYGVSELFLFKILQPLNKAGLVETVRGRNGGVRLGKPAADITLFDVVRVTEDSFAMAECFEDDGVVECPLVDSCGLNSALRKALNAFFAVLSEYSIDDLVKARPEINFLLGITGEQPYRKPAIVAPAA from the coding sequence ATGCGGTTGACGAAGCAGACCAACTATGCGGTTCGCATGTTGATGTATTGTGCTGCCAATGACGGGCACCTGAGCCGGATTCCAGAAATCGCCAGGGCTTACGGTGTTTCCGAACTGTTTCTTTTCAAGATCCTCCAGCCGCTGAACAAGGCCGGTCTGGTCGAAACCGTGCGCGGTCGCAATGGCGGCGTGCGCTTGGGCAAGCCGGCGGCCGACATCACGCTCTTCGACGTCGTTCGGGTGACGGAAGACAGCTTTGCCATGGCCGAATGCTTCGAGGATGACGGCGTGGTCGAATGCCCGCTGGTCGACAGCTGCGGCCTGAATTCGGCGCTGCGCAAGGCGCTCAATGCCTTCTTCGCCGTGCTGTCGGAATATTCGATCGACGACCTCGTCAAAGCGCGCCCGGAGATCAATTTCCTTCTCGGAATTACCGGCGAGCAGCCATATCGCAAACCCGCGATCGTTGCGCCCGCCGCCTGA
- a CDS encoding ABC transporter permease subunit → MLRFFIGRLAVLIPTFLGVSLIAFSFIRMLPGDPVMLLSGERVMAPERHAQIMHDLGFDRPMYAQYFDYLGKVLQGDLGTSIVTKRPVLGEFLTLFPATLELSLCAIILAVCLGVPAGIFAAVKRGTWFDQSVMGVALIGYSMPIFWWGLLLIIFFSGYLGWTPVSGRISLMYFFKPVTGFMLVDSLLSGQKGAFASAVSYLILPTIVLATIPLAVIARQTRSAMLEVLGEDYVRTARSKGLKPLRVVGVHALRNAMIPVITTIGLQIGVLLAGAILTETIFSWPGIGKWMVDSVFKRDYAVVQGGLLLIAGVIMMVNLIVDVLYGFINPRIRH, encoded by the coding sequence ATGTTGCGTTTTTTCATCGGCCGCCTTGCGGTGCTGATTCCGACATTCCTCGGCGTTTCCCTTATTGCCTTCTCGTTCATCCGCATGCTTCCCGGCGATCCCGTCATGCTTCTGTCGGGTGAACGGGTCATGGCGCCCGAGCGGCACGCTCAGATCATGCATGATCTCGGTTTCGACCGGCCGATGTATGCGCAGTATTTCGATTATCTCGGAAAAGTGCTGCAAGGCGATCTCGGCACCTCGATCGTCACCAAGCGGCCCGTTCTCGGGGAATTCCTGACGCTGTTTCCAGCGACGCTGGAACTTTCGCTCTGCGCCATCATCCTCGCCGTCTGTCTTGGCGTGCCCGCCGGCATCTTTGCCGCCGTTAAACGAGGCACGTGGTTCGATCAGAGTGTGATGGGTGTTGCCCTGATCGGCTATTCCATGCCGATTTTCTGGTGGGGCCTGCTGCTCATCATCTTCTTCTCCGGCTATCTCGGCTGGACGCCGGTTTCCGGCCGCATCTCGCTGATGTATTTCTTCAAGCCGGTCACCGGCTTCATGCTTGTCGACAGCTTGCTGTCAGGCCAGAAGGGTGCGTTCGCCTCCGCCGTCAGCTACCTCATCCTGCCGACCATCGTGCTGGCGACGATCCCGCTTGCCGTCATTGCGCGCCAGACGCGCTCGGCGATGCTCGAGGTTTTGGGTGAGGACTATGTTCGCACGGCGCGTTCGAAGGGCCTGAAGCCGCTGCGCGTCGTCGGCGTGCACGCGCTGCGCAATGCGATGATCCCCGTCATCACCACCATCGGTCTGCAGATCGGCGTTCTCCTTGCCGGCGCCATCCTCACCGAGACGATCTTCTCCTGGCCGGGCATCGGCAAATGGATGGTCGATTCAGTCTTCAAGCGCGATTACGCCGTGGTCCAGGGCGGCCTTCTCTTGATCGCCGGTGTCATCATGATGGTCAATCTGATTGTTGATGTCCTCTACGGCTTCATCAATCCGCGCATTCGTCATTAG
- a CDS encoding ABC transporter permease subunit: MSTVIIKTGQPSAVAEFWHYFSRNKGAVIGLVIFIVILVVAVLAPLFAPHEPNEQNRQVLLAVPSWMEGGSISFPLGTDAVGRDILSRLIYGARFSLFIGVVVVTLSVISGVLIGLVAGYFRGKVDTAIMRLMDIILAFPSLLLALVLVAVLGPGLTNAMIAISLVNQPHFVRLTRASVISEREKEYVIASRVAGAGTFRLMFKTILPNCLGPLIVQATLAFSAAILDAAALGFLGMGAQPPTPEWGTMLAESREFILRAWWVVTFPGLAILVTVLAINLMGDGLRDALDPKLKRS, encoded by the coding sequence ATGAGCACCGTCATCATCAAAACCGGCCAGCCATCCGCTGTTGCGGAATTCTGGCATTATTTTTCCCGCAACAAGGGCGCCGTCATCGGCTTGGTGATTTTCATCGTCATCCTGGTCGTCGCCGTCCTTGCGCCGCTGTTTGCGCCACATGAACCGAACGAGCAAAACCGCCAGGTGCTGCTGGCCGTGCCATCCTGGATGGAGGGCGGCAGCATCTCCTTCCCGCTCGGAACGGATGCCGTCGGCCGCGATATTCTGTCACGACTGATCTACGGCGCGCGCTTCTCGCTCTTCATCGGCGTCGTGGTCGTCACGCTTTCGGTCATTTCAGGCGTGTTGATCGGCCTCGTCGCCGGATATTTCCGCGGCAAGGTCGATACGGCGATCATGCGCCTGATGGATATTATCCTGGCCTTCCCGTCACTGTTGCTCGCCCTCGTGCTCGTCGCCGTGCTCGGGCCTGGCCTTACCAATGCGATGATCGCGATTTCGCTGGTCAACCAGCCGCATTTCGTGCGGCTGACGCGCGCCTCGGTCATATCGGAGCGCGAGAAGGAATATGTGATCGCCTCGCGTGTCGCCGGTGCCGGCACCTTTCGGCTGATGTTCAAGACCATCCTGCCGAACTGTCTCGGGCCGCTGATCGTCCAGGCGACGCTCGCCTTCTCGGCGGCGATCCTCGATGCCGCCGCTCTCGGCTTTCTCGGCATGGGCGCCCAGCCGCCGACACCCGAATGGGGAACCATGCTCGCCGAATCCCGCGAGTTCATCTTGCGCGCCTGGTGGGTGGTAACTTTCCCGGGTCTTGCCATCCTCGTCACCGTTCTCGCCATCAATCTGATGGGGGACGGCCTGCGCGATGCGCTTGACCCCAAGCTGAAGAGGTCGTGA
- a CDS encoding ABC transporter substrate-binding protein, producing MKKISVMLAATALISVMATSAWSKTLVYCSEGSPEGFDPSLYTAGTTFDASSRTVYSRLVEFKHGGTEIEPGLADSWSVSADGTQYTFKLHPGVKYQTTDFFTPTRDFSADDVVFSFERQLKSDNPWNKYVEGGSYEYAAGMGFPDLIKSVEKVDDLTVKFTLNHPEAPFLADLAMDFASIVSKEYADKLAADGKMAQLNQQPLGTGPFTFVAYQPDAVIRYKANETYFKGKEKIDDLVFAITSDAAVRAQKLKAGECHLIPYPNAADVPELKKDDKLTVMEQAGLNVGFLAYNTQMAPFDKPEVRRALNMAINKQAIIDAVFQGAAAVAKNPIPPTMWSYNDAVQDDKYDPDAAKKALADAGVKDLSMKIWAMPVSRPYMLNARRAAELMQADFAKAGVKVEIVTHEWAEYLKLSSDVKRDGAVILGWTGDNGDPDNFMDTLLGCDAVGGNNRAQWCNKEYDELMTKAKLTADVGERTKAYEQAQLIFKKEAPWATLDHSLVFVPMSKKVTGFFMDPLGIHRFDGVDVSE from the coding sequence ATGAAAAAGATCTCTGTCATGCTGGCAGCGACGGCCCTGATTTCGGTCATGGCGACGTCGGCCTGGTCCAAGACCCTTGTTTATTGCTCCGAGGGCTCGCCGGAAGGCTTCGACCCGAGCCTCTATACGGCAGGCACGACCTTCGACGCGTCGTCGCGCACGGTCTACAGCCGCCTCGTCGAATTCAAGCATGGCGGTACAGAGATCGAGCCCGGCCTGGCCGACAGCTGGAGTGTTTCGGCCGACGGCACGCAATACACCTTCAAGCTTCATCCCGGCGTCAAGTACCAGACGACCGACTTCTTCACGCCGACGCGCGATTTCAGCGCCGACGACGTCGTGTTTTCCTTCGAGCGCCAGCTGAAATCGGACAATCCGTGGAACAAGTATGTCGAGGGCGGTTCTTACGAATACGCTGCCGGCATGGGCTTCCCGGATCTGATCAAGTCGGTCGAGAAGGTCGATGACCTCACCGTCAAGTTCACGCTCAACCATCCGGAAGCGCCGTTCCTCGCCGATCTGGCCATGGACTTCGCCTCGATCGTTTCCAAGGAATATGCCGACAAGCTCGCCGCCGACGGCAAGATGGCGCAGCTCAACCAGCAGCCGCTCGGCACCGGTCCGTTCACCTTCGTCGCCTACCAGCCGGATGCCGTCATACGCTACAAGGCCAACGAAACCTATTTCAAGGGCAAGGAAAAGATCGACGATCTGGTTTTCGCCATCACCTCTGACGCTGCCGTCCGCGCCCAGAAGCTGAAGGCCGGCGAATGCCACCTGATCCCCTATCCGAATGCCGCCGACGTTCCTGAACTGAAGAAGGATGACAAACTGACGGTGATGGAACAGGCCGGTCTCAATGTCGGCTTCCTCGCCTACAACACGCAGATGGCTCCGTTCGACAAGCCGGAAGTTCGCCGCGCCCTGAACATGGCGATCAACAAGCAGGCGATCATCGACGCTGTCTTCCAGGGTGCGGCCGCCGTTGCCAAGAACCCGATCCCGCCGACGATGTGGTCCTATAACGACGCTGTTCAGGACGACAAGTATGATCCGGATGCCGCCAAGAAGGCTCTTGCCGATGCTGGCGTCAAGGATCTCAGCATGAAGATCTGGGCAATGCCGGTTTCGCGTCCCTACATGCTGAATGCGCGCCGTGCCGCTGAACTGATGCAAGCCGACTTCGCCAAGGCTGGCGTCAAGGTCGAGATCGTCACCCATGAATGGGCCGAATATCTGAAGCTCTCCTCCGACGTGAAGCGCGACGGCGCCGTCATCCTCGGCTGGACCGGAGACAACGGCGACCCGGATAACTTCATGGATACGCTGCTCGGCTGCGACGCCGTCGGCGGCAACAACCGTGCTCAGTGGTGCAACAAGGAATACGACGAACTGATGACCAAGGCAAAGCTGACCGCCGATGTCGGCGAGCGCACCAAGGCCTATGAGCAGGCGCAGCTGATCTTCAAGAAGGAAGCTCCCTGGGCAACCCTCGATCACTCGCTCGTCTTCGTTCCGATGAGCAAGAAGGTCACGGGCTTCTTCATGGACCCGCTCGGCATTCACCGCTTCGACGGCGTCGACGTATCCGAATAA